In one Balaenoptera musculus isolate JJ_BM4_2016_0621 chromosome 20, mBalMus1.pri.v3, whole genome shotgun sequence genomic region, the following are encoded:
- the CD79B gene encoding B-cell antigen receptor complex-associated protein beta chain isoform X2, whose protein sequence is MAGPALCPGLSNWLVLLLLLLSGEPVLVAKTEELYRDPKGSICSRIWQHPRFVAKKRGSMVEIKCHLEALGNVSWLRKQETDLEAKIFLPEKGRILQTQNTSEATLIIQDIQFQDNGIYYCEQECFQRSPRTERSCGTELRVMGFSTLAQLKRRNTLKDGIIMIQTLLIILFIIVPIFLLLDKDDSKAGMEEDHTYEGLDIDQTATYEDIVTLRTGEVKWSVGEHPGQE, encoded by the exons ATGGCGGGGCCGGCGCTGTGTCCCGGGCTCAGCAACTGGTTGGTGCTTCTGCTGTTGCTCCTTTCAG GTGAGCCAGTGCTGGTGGCCAAAACAGAGGAGCTCTACCGGGATCCCAAAG GAAGCATTTGTTCCCGGATCTGGCAGCACCCACGTTTCGTGGCCAAGAAACGGGGCTCCATGGTGGAAATCAAGTGCCACCTGGAGGCCCTGGGCAACGTGAGCTGGCTCCGGAAGCAGGAGACGGACTTGGAGGCCAAGATATTTCTCCCCGAAAAGGGCCGCATCCTCCAGACCCAGAACACCTCCGAGGCCACACTCATCATCCAAGACATCCAGTTTCAGGACAACGGCATCTATTACTGCGAGCAGGAGTGCTTCCAGCGGTCCCCGAGGACAGAGCGCAGCTGTGGCACTGAGCTTCGGGTCATGG ggTTCAGCACCTTGGCGCAGCTGAAGCGGCGGAACACGCTGAAAGACGGCATCATCATGATCCAGACCCTCCTCATCATCCTCTTCATCATCGTGCCCATCTTCCTGCTGCTGGACAAG GATGACAGCAAGGCCGGGATGGAGGAAGATCACACCTATGAG GGCCTGGACATTGACCAGACAGCCACTTACGAGGACATAGTGACGCTGCGGACAGGAGAGGTGAAGTGGTCGGTGGGCGAACACCCAGGCCAGGAGTGA
- the CD79B gene encoding B-cell antigen receptor complex-associated protein beta chain isoform X1, with protein sequence MAGPALCPGLSNWLVLLLLLLSAGEPVLVAKTEELYRDPKGSICSRIWQHPRFVAKKRGSMVEIKCHLEALGNVSWLRKQETDLEAKIFLPEKGRILQTQNTSEATLIIQDIQFQDNGIYYCEQECFQRSPRTERSCGTELRVMGFSTLAQLKRRNTLKDGIIMIQTLLIILFIIVPIFLLLDKDDSKAGMEEDHTYEGLDIDQTATYEDIVTLRTGEVKWSVGEHPGQE encoded by the exons ATGGCGGGGCCGGCGCTGTGTCCCGGGCTCAGCAACTGGTTGGTGCTTCTGCTGTTGCTCCTTTCAG cAGGTGAGCCAGTGCTGGTGGCCAAAACAGAGGAGCTCTACCGGGATCCCAAAG GAAGCATTTGTTCCCGGATCTGGCAGCACCCACGTTTCGTGGCCAAGAAACGGGGCTCCATGGTGGAAATCAAGTGCCACCTGGAGGCCCTGGGCAACGTGAGCTGGCTCCGGAAGCAGGAGACGGACTTGGAGGCCAAGATATTTCTCCCCGAAAAGGGCCGCATCCTCCAGACCCAGAACACCTCCGAGGCCACACTCATCATCCAAGACATCCAGTTTCAGGACAACGGCATCTATTACTGCGAGCAGGAGTGCTTCCAGCGGTCCCCGAGGACAGAGCGCAGCTGTGGCACTGAGCTTCGGGTCATGG ggTTCAGCACCTTGGCGCAGCTGAAGCGGCGGAACACGCTGAAAGACGGCATCATCATGATCCAGACCCTCCTCATCATCCTCTTCATCATCGTGCCCATCTTCCTGCTGCTGGACAAG GATGACAGCAAGGCCGGGATGGAGGAAGATCACACCTATGAG GGCCTGGACATTGACCAGACAGCCACTTACGAGGACATAGTGACGCTGCGGACAGGAGAGGTGAAGTGGTCGGTGGGCGAACACCCAGGCCAGGAGTGA